The Gemmata palustris genome includes a region encoding these proteins:
- a CDS encoding Nif3-like dinuclear metal center hexameric protein, protein MPTVAEFAAYLDRFAPCGTAADWDNVGLLLGDPSSAVQRVMTCLTLTPDVAEEAVREGANLIVSHHPVLFRGAKKLTTATPDGQVVVPLLRAGIAVYSPHTAFDNCAGGINDGLCQRLGVVNAVPLRPREARRQCKLVVFVPDADLSKVSDALFTAGAGVIGQYNECSFRLAGTGTFFGTDSTNPTVGQKDRREDVSEWRLEVVVPESLVSGTIAAMREAHSYEEPAFDVYPLKPSTSGGEGRIGELEQPTTLGELAKHAKTSLKASVLQVVGDVNRTVRTVALACGAAGEFLSDAIKRKADVFLTGEVRFHDALTARGANVALILPGHYATERPAVEDLAAKLASDWAGVMVWASRDERDPLQIAEFGARNAE, encoded by the coding sequence ATGCCTACGGTTGCCGAGTTTGCTGCGTACCTCGACCGGTTTGCCCCGTGTGGCACGGCCGCAGATTGGGACAACGTCGGGCTGCTGTTGGGCGACCCGAGTTCGGCCGTTCAGCGCGTGATGACGTGTCTCACGCTCACGCCCGACGTGGCCGAAGAAGCCGTCCGCGAGGGCGCGAACCTGATCGTTTCGCACCACCCGGTGTTGTTCCGCGGCGCGAAGAAGCTCACCACGGCCACGCCCGACGGTCAGGTCGTGGTGCCACTACTGCGCGCGGGTATCGCGGTGTATTCGCCGCACACCGCGTTCGATAACTGTGCGGGCGGAATCAATGACGGGCTGTGTCAAAGGCTCGGTGTTGTGAACGCGGTTCCGCTGCGCCCGCGCGAGGCCCGGCGCCAGTGCAAGCTCGTCGTCTTCGTGCCGGACGCCGATTTGTCGAAGGTTTCGGACGCACTCTTCACGGCCGGTGCGGGCGTCATCGGGCAGTACAACGAGTGCAGCTTCCGGCTCGCGGGCACCGGTACCTTTTTCGGGACCGACTCGACCAATCCGACCGTCGGGCAGAAGGACCGGCGCGAGGACGTGAGTGAGTGGCGCTTGGAAGTGGTTGTGCCGGAATCGCTCGTTTCGGGCACGATCGCGGCCATGCGCGAGGCCCACAGCTACGAAGAACCGGCGTTCGACGTGTACCCGCTGAAACCGAGCACCAGCGGCGGCGAGGGGCGCATCGGCGAGTTGGAGCAGCCGACAACTCTGGGCGAACTCGCGAAGCACGCGAAGACCTCGCTGAAAGCGTCCGTGTTGCAGGTGGTGGGCGATGTGAACCGCACGGTGCGAACGGTCGCACTCGCGTGCGGGGCCGCGGGGGAGTTTCTATCCGACGCGATCAAACGGAAGGCGGACGTGTTTCTTACGGGAGAAGTGCGGTTCCACGACGCGCTGACCGCACGCGGGGCGAACGTCGCGCTCATTCTTCCCGGGCACTACGCGACCGAGCGCCCGGCCGTCGAAGACCTGGCCGCAAAACTCGCTTCCGACTGGGCCGGAGTTATGGTGTGGGCGAGCCGGGACGAGCGCGACCCACTACAAATCGCGGAATTCGGAGCGCGGAACGCGGAGTGA